The DNA segment TTTCGCACTATTTTACTCCGATCTTTCGGCCATGTTGAAGCGTAGCGCCCGGGTAAGCTAAGGATATTTGGAATGTTTGCTTCGAGCAGGTGGTCACGAAATGTCTTGCCGGAGTCTTGCTGGTGAGGATTGTGCGCCGCGAAGTGACATGATGCGAGACCGGTTTCCAAAGGTAGGAATTCTGTCCGCGTGGTGAAGCAAGCGTAGCAGACTCTTTCGCAGGTGATGAGGTAGAGATAGTCGCCAAAGCGGTCACAGCTGGAGCATTGCGTCGTGCAGAGGGTTTGATATAATGTCTGGCAGTCGTATGAAGTCGCTTGAATGCTGAGGACAGCGCGGATTATGTCTGGGCAATGCTTGAGGATGGAACCGTATTGGGCGATGGAGTTGACTAGTTGTATTGCTCGGCGGTTGATACGACGAAATGTCGCTAGTGAAACGGGATCGCAGTGGAGGATGATTTCGATGAGGAGCTCGTGGGGGAGATTTTCGAGTCGTCCGAGAGGAAAGAGTGCTTCTTTGGGCATAATATCACTTCTCGTGGCTTGTAGAGGGCAACCGGTGGAAAGATTTGCATCGTTGAGAGTACTGTCGAATTCGTCTTGTCGAGTGTAGACCATGCTCGGAGAAGGCATGTCTGCAGTTGGGTCTGATACCGTTGTCATATTGTGCTTGGCTGGATCAGTGAATGTTAGGTGAAGGAGAGGTGGACAGCAATGTTTTTTGGAGGCTACTTCGCTTCTATGATTGAGCATCGCCCTCTGCATTTATGCCGCCCTGGTTTGGGCGGCTGTGCTCACAGTAATTATAGATGGTTCTAAATCGTGGCGCATTGCCGAAGTGCATGCGGTTTGACGAGGGCGATTAAGCGCCAATGGTTTTGCTGGAGGGCGCAACTTCACTCATGCCAAGCCATGATTCTATATCGCGTGGAATCTCAATCAGATAAATGTGCTAAAACATGGATATAGTAGGTATCGATGATAAGGATCTAAAACACCACCGGCGCCTTCAGAAATGCTTCAGTCCACCCATTGCTACAGTGCGGCGCAAATTCTACTTTCGCAATGCGGCCACACAAGCAACGATTTCTTGCTCAATACTTCCAACAAAGCCACGAATTCCTTCGACACTCATCAACGCTGCATCTGCTCTCACTCCGAACACAATTCCCTTCTCTCCCGGTCCGACATCGACGAAAACCTGATGCGACTGCAAAAAGTTCGTATCGAGTGCGTCTACTGCTGTGCGTCCTGGTAGAGCCTGCGGCGAAGAGTAGTCGGTCGGGACACCCAACGCAAGAGGCTGGAAGAGgttgtcttcttcgttcgCAGACCCAGATCCGATGAGGATATTCTTGTTCCATAAGACGTTCAAGTACGCATTGAACGGAAGTTGAGTTGCACCTGGATCTGCGGCTTGTACAGCAGTGCGCAAGCTACTCTGCTCGTAGGCGACACGTGCGCTGAGCATTTGCTGAATCTTTCGGATACTGTCGAGCACATCCCGTTTGAGCACTTCTGGCACACACCATGGAAGCGTGTTCACCATTGGTCCTAGTACGTGCTCGATGCCATCGAATGCAGTGCTGCGACCGAGCTGGAAGAAACCAAACATGGGGCTGGAGGTCGCAGTGACGTTGGCAAGGGCGCGAGCAAACGCAACGAGCATGACATGCTGTGGTGAGATGCTATGGCTGGCGCAGACCTGCTCGATGTCGGCAAGAAGAGCCGTCGTGCTTTCGATCATGCAGAAGCTCTGGCTGCGGTCCTGGTCGTCTCTCGTCTTGGAGGCCGATGGAATGATTGCCTTCTCTGATCCAGTGAGAGTCTGTCGCCAGAATGTCTTCTCTGCATCTGGATCACGGGATTGTATCGTGTGGCGAACCAGTGCGGAGAAGGAAGGTGCAGAGTCTGGCTCACCGCCCTGGTAGATATTCGCAAGCTCTGTGATCAGCCGCGGCATGCTCCATGCATCGTAGAGAGCATGATGCACATAAAGCATGACCGCATCTCCATCTGCTGCTTTGACAAGACGAAGTCGAATGGGAGGCGAGAAGAGATCTGATGGAGCGCGGGCTTCTGCATGTGCCGTTTCCTTGACGATTTCGACCATGCTCTTGTCGCTCTTGACCTCTACGAATCCGTCAACTTTGATGGCACCATCTCGCAGCACAACTTGCAAAACGGTCTTATCTGCAATCGCTGCAAAAGTGGTTCTCAGGACAGAGTTGCTTTGCCTCAACCTGTTCCACGAGTCGCGCAGTTTGTCTGCGTCAAGACGAGTCCGCGAGTAGAAAGTCCAGCCTGGCTCGTATAGCGTTCTTCCTGATTGCAGCCAGCTTTGAAGATGATACTCTTGACCAGGTAGCAGCGGCAGTACTTCTTCGATGTCGGTTGAGTCGATTGCCAGATGGGTCAAAACGGCCTGGGTCTGCTCGCTGGAGACGAGCTCAGCAGAACTCATTGCTTTCGAGCTGTCGGTGGCTTTGTCAAGCTCGCTAGCCACTATCTCGCAGACTCGCCCCAGTGTACCACCGCTGAGAATGTCCGCAACGCTGACTCGAAGACCGGCCTTGCGACATCGGGATGCGATCTGTATGCCTGCGATCGAATCGATGCCAAAAGAGTAGATGCTTGCTTCGAGCGTGATGCTTTCAGGCGAGACTTGAGCGACTTCCGCCATAGCTTTGCGGATCGTGTCTGCGTATTGCTCAATGGCAAGCTTATCAAAGGACACCAAGCCAACGCTCTTTGAAGCAGTTGATTGAAGCTTGAGCGGCAGGCTTCGCAACTGTTCTGGATATGCCGTTGCGTATCGCTCAGGCTTCTGAAGAATATCTTGCACCGCGGATTGGAAATGATCGAGCAATGTTTCGAGCTCTGCTTTGGGGATGGAGGCATGTGCTCGTGCTGTTACGCCCTCAGGAAGGTGCTCGACTTCAAAGTTCAAGCGGTATTCTGAAGGCACTGGAGCTGTGTCCGATTCGAGCGGCTTGCCCAAGGTGAGCAAACTAGGTCCATCAGCGCTCCCGTCCACTTTGGTGTACACGAACAGACTGTCGATCAGTGCAGCACTTGGATCTATGTTGCTGTTGTCATCGctcctccagctcttctGTATTTCCGCTAGAGATGCGTGTTGATACTCTAGAGAGCCGGTGTTCACATCGCGTACAGCTTGGACGAGCTCCTGGTTGCTCTGTAGGGAGTCTTTCATCGACACGCGGAAGGGAACGGTATTGAACATTGGACCAACAATTTCGGTGTCGCCTGATCCATCTTCCTCATGGACTTCGACGCCGGTCCTCGCCGCCATGACATGTCCAAATGCGACGTCACGTCGTCCATGCAGGCATGCTAGTGCTTTGGCAAATGCTGCCACTAGCACGTCCTTGAGAGAAATGTCGTCTCCCAAAGATGCCAACTCCAACGATCGTGGCTCGGCAGTGATTGTTCGCTCTGCAAGATGGAACTCGCTTGATGCCGAATCATCGATGATTGGCGCGCCCTCATATCCTCTCACTTGCTCGACCCAGAATTTGACTGCTGGCTTTGCGACTCGGGCAATGGCTTGAGCGGCTTTGTAGTAGGGCGTAATGGATGGCGGCATCTGGTTCCCAATATACCGTGCGGCCAGCTGTCGAAAGAGCATGCCAATGCTGATACCGTCATATATCGCGTGGTGCAGAGTGAGAATGATGACCGGTGAACGCTTCGCATTCGCGTTGTTGTCGTCAGAAAGGCTCTCTTGCACAACTGTCACGCCCGCCAAAGGCTCGCCACTCTCGATTCGACGAGAGAAGTCTGATTTCTcagacgacagcgacaaccAATACTGATGAGCGTTCTCGACTTCGACTTGCCTCCAATCTGGTTTCTTCACGTTCCCTTTGTCATTTTTGTGGACGACGCCTACCCACGGGCTGCCCGCATCGCGAAGCTCTGGAAGCCAATGGAATGTTGTACGGAGCACGTCGCAGTCCTCGACACAAAGATCCCAAGCCTTCTTCAGACGTTCAATTTCCACACCCGCGTGGCAGCGGAAGGCGTGATGATGCATGTAATATGCTCCATCGGAAGCAAGACTTTGTGTCAACATTCCAGATACGAGAGGTGTGCATGCGTAGACGCTTTCGATCGCGTCCTCCCTGCTCTCGGCCGATGATAGGTCGTTGTCGCCAAGAGACGAGAGAATGCCATGCTCAATGAGAGTGGACTTGACCAGTCGCTCCTGTCCCTGTGCTGCATCGTCGACTCTGGTCCTGTCATCCTGGCTCTGGTGCTCTCCATCTACAGCTTGAGCTGCCAAGAACTGCGCCAATGTGCGCACGCGGTTGTTTCTGATCAAGTCGGCGGAGGACACCTTCTTGAAGCCTTTCGTTCTCAGAAACTTTGCAAACCGGATCGCAGAAATGGAGTCAACGCCCACATGAATGAACGGCGTGTCCTTGCGAATTTGATCTTTTGCGACTTTGGCGAATTCACCGAGAAGGGTTTtcagctcgagctcgagaggGGTGTAGGCACTTTCCTCGGTGCTGTCCATGGAGTGTACATCTTGTGCTGAGCCACCGGTGGAATCGGATGTGGTTGCCACTCCAAAAGCTGAGAGCGGCTCGTGGCTTCGCGAAAGAATCGCTTCCACCAAGAACTCGACTTTCTCAAGGAAGTCGCGGGAAGCTTCCTCGGAGGGGAATACATTTGCAATGTAACCAAGACCGACAGTAAGCGAGTCCTTCTCACTGTTGGCAGTGAACTCGATCGCAAGCGGGTAGTCGACTGTGATGGTATTCTGCGTCACGTCTGGAAACAGGCTTCTATTCTGCTCTGTTGAGCTcgcctcctgctgcttgcgCGCGAACGAAAACAGGCAATCGTAAAGTGGCCTGTCTGCTTTCAACCAGCGCTGGATGTCTCTTGGAGACACGTGTTGGAATTCCAGGGATGCAGAATTGTCTTTCTGGAGAGTGCTCAGAACGTCTTTAAGCTGTTGCCCCTGTGCGTTAGCGAACGTCACACGGGCGGGGACAGTCGCTATGCACGGCGCCATGATGTTGTCCGCATTCTCCAGTGAAATTGTGCGACCAGACAAAACATTGCCAAAAATAATATCTGTGCTCTGCATCGTCTGTGAGAGAGCAATTGTAAATGCAAGCTGGAGAACGCTGGACAGCGTTACGCTCAAGGAGCCTGCGATCTGATTCTCCAAGGTGGACAGTTTTGCATTGAAGTCACGCTGTACTTCCTGTAGAGTTGAGTTGCTTCTGCCCTTATCGCCGAGTAATTTGGCATGTCGCCAATCGCGAAGGAGTGTCGACCAGTGGGTCTGAGCTCGTGCTTGATTTTGTTGCGCAATGTGTTCGACCAGCGGTTGAGATGACAGTCTAGTCTCACGGACTTGGTCGTGATAGATGGCTTCCAAGTCATGAAACATCAGGTACAAGCTGTGCCCGTCATAAATAGCGTGATGGATCGATATCAACAATGTATTGTCGTGGTCGCGCAAGTAGTTGACTTGCAAAGGCGGCTGCGTCCAGGCATTGTGGATTATTTCTTCCTCGACTTGATGCTGAATGGCTTGGAGAGAACTGGTCGATGGGAAGTCGTTCTCTCTCCAATTGGTGCGGGTTGCTTCAGACTTGAGTATAATTTGGTAAAACGAGTCGTCCTTGTGCAGAAAACAGGTGCGGAGGATCTCGTTGTCGCGAATCAGTGTTTCCCAAGCACTTTGCAGGCGCTTCACGTCCATGCTGCTATCAATCTTCAAAGCCATGTGGTTGATGTATGCTCCGCCTTTGCCCTGATCGGCATTCTGATGCATGCTCTGTCCAAGAAGCACCTCCTGCAACGGTAGGCAGGGGCGAATAGCTGCAACGTGACCACGCACCACTTCAAGCTCGTTGCTGTGCAGTAGACTCTGCTCGAGATTTGCAAGCTGAGACTGAACTAAGCTGTGTTTCTCCACATCTTGGCCAGCAGCGCGGGTCGAACTTTGTGCCAGTGCCTCGATGGTCGGATTTCTCATCACCATCGCCACGCTGCACTCATATCCAGCTTTGCGGAGCCGCGAGAATACACTGATTGCTGACAAGCTGTCGATTCCGAGCTCGAATATTGTGGTCGCTGGAGTGACCGAGGATGGCTTGTCTTTGAGCACCGGGGCAATGATGTCCCACACTCGCTCTTCGGACTCAGTCAACTCTCGCGCGACTGCAGACTTCTGACCTGTCTTCCAGTGACCAGAAGCAAAAGTGCTCATTGGTGTCTCCGAGATCGTTTTGACGAGAGTCTTGGTGTCGACCTTTCCAGACGTCGGAGCAAGAGGTATGTAATCGAGTGGCACAATCACGTCAGGGACCATGTAAACTGGCAAAGACTTTTGACAGTTGGCTCGCAGCTTCGTGTTGGCTCCTTGTACTTGTGACACGTCAATTTGAGGTGGGGTCTCGTCGCCCTTGCGCTTCACGGCACCAGACGCCGCCATGAAAGCAACAAGCTGGTCACGAGAGAGCTCCGGATGTCTGACGACAAGAGCTGCAGTATCGATTGGCTCGTCAGAGGCTTCGCGAACTCCTTCTGCAACTTCACCAAGCTCCACACGTTGACCCCGGATCTTCACTTGATCGTCCTTTCTCCCCAAGAAGAGAATGTGGTCATCATCTCTTAGTTTGACAATATCGCCGGTCCGATACATGCGCTGACCACGGAAATCTTCAACGAACCCCTTCGCGTCTGGACGATTGAGATAACCATTCGCAATCAAACTGCCAGTGAAGCAAAGCTCACCAGGCATGCCACGAAGAGCGTAGTTGTCAGTGCCGGGAATCAGAACGTGGCCAACCGAGTCTCCTAATGGCATACCGATGTCTCGTGCATCGGAGTTGGGATACAGGCGGCCAGAGCAGCACCCAACGGTGGCTTCGGTTGGGCCGTAGGCGTTGATCAATCCCACATTTGCCAATGATCCccatttcttcttcgtcttgggAGACATCTTCTCGCCGCCTACGCCAAGGAAGACAAGATCGGGCGCATCCTCGGGATCGAGGCCAGTCTGATCCAAGAGAGACGGCACGAAACTGGCATGCGTGATATGCAGTGAAGACAGGCACAAGGCCAGGTCATCCAGTAGCATCGACTTCAATCCCGTCGTAATCGCAAATCCGTGTCGCCACGCCAGGAACATCTCGCCTATGTGCACATCGAAAGCGCGACTCGCGAGCCCAAGATATTTGCCGCGGCCGGCTAATTCTCTGGTTGTGGTGACATCGCAAATGAATTCAGACTGAGCCTCGACAAAAGATGCCAGATTCTGTTGACTGACGAGCACGCCCTTTGGTTTGCCGGTACTACCAGATGTGTAGAGCAAGTATGCATTGTCCCGAGGTTCACAACGATGAAGCACATCGTCGCCAGGCTGCTTTGCAAGGTCATCTAGGAATGCTTTGTCCTCTACATTAGCAAGCTTGCAAGCCTGTGGGATCTGGACTCCGTCGATGAGTTCTAGTGTCGTGAAGATGAATGCTGCGTTGCTGTCCTGAAGTAAGAACTCTTTGCGCTCCGCTGGCAAGGCTTCATCAATTGGCAGATAAGCATTTCCAGATTTCAGGATACCAAGCGGAACAGCCAGCGACATCAGCGTTCGACCGATGCACATTCCGATCATCTGCTTCTTGATACCATGACCAAGAAGGAAACGTGCGATGCGGTTCGCTTCTGCATTCAATTCAGCGTAATTCCACGACTCCGTCTCGGTGCAGTCAGGATCCAACGTGGTCACAATTTCGGCTGCCTTCCAGTCTGGATGCTGAGCAGCCCAATGCTCTACGTAGAATGTTGCAGACTTGGTGGAAGGGCATGCCGTATCCCTGCGAGGTGTTGTCCGCGCAATAAGGGCATCGGGGAAGCCATCTGTCAGAGAAGCTACTGGCAAGTGCGAGTTCTCAGCCAGAACAGTGACCATTGATTCAAGCTGCCTCAGTAGCAGGTCATGTTCATTTTCGCTGAGGACATGGTCCGCCACAGCAAGCTCAAATTGCAGAGTGGAATCGGCTTCTTGCCAAACATTCAGTGCTAGCGGGTGCTCCACCTCGATGTTGGTGATGTCTTCGAGACGCTTCCACAGTCCCTTGTGCTCTTGATCTTGCTTAGTTGCAGATGGATGGAAAGCGAAAACTGCAGGGTATAGCATCGTGCTTGGACCACATCCCATGAGCGATTTGATAGTGCTCGGGCGAATGTTTCGATGAGGCCAAGCTGATCTAGAGAAGTTGTCCTGTTGTACCATGGTTTCTGCAGCTGTTTTCTGTCGCCTGAAGAGCACGGGCACAGTCGACATCAGCGGTCCGACAACTTCAGCCAGCTTACTGTCCATGACTCTATCCGAGAGGATCTCCGCAAACACGACGTGCGGGCTCTCAAGAAGATCGGAGAGGAGCAGTGCCCACGCAGTGCGGAAAATCGTGACAACAGAATTGAGGCCTAGTCCGCACGCGACCTTGCGAA comes from the Cercospora beticola chromosome 4, complete sequence genome and includes:
- a CDS encoding uncharacterized protein (SMCOG1002:AMP-dependent synthetase and ligase~antiSMASH:Cluster_9) codes for the protein MATSTTYRCRPTNFPRLDTIEQNNHTSIASRQTLRRQWTYHTNPAAAPKGKTALLRCYSRFIADFTGESEVSFQFLLREHVDRTSNSSVVEAEFDDRSQQQHENDKDSECCLDVKETDQSQGPFGFGLELLADLEHMDTLNHAPQLDCPLVIQYHATLLTVVVYYDKDLIDQDYIDAIFKELFNRLSLTAPEGTEELRLSVLNHPPQSHPSSTSQGEKQEKPADLLHAGFQLSASSHPTRLALQFCDGRSEDAGDEAFTYAELDSLTTALAIKLRRLVRASRIPPEQQIIIPAYMAGCIAFYVSWLAVLKAGYAFCPLPVDAPSEQLRGIVEEVGASVVLCNGPQLGGRPWDAWYCDDDELATCYDVNEFITRYRKGSLSPMLPNDTLPQVSPSDLAYVMYTSGSTGKPKGVKIHHLAASCSIISHTKFLPTSFMRDGFRWFQFAAPTFDPSIMEIFVTWWTGGTLCSAPRDQLLTDPEQAVNKLAATIMMATPSMASVLRPDRVPTLRHLWTMGEKLTPKVIENFSSDSPLWSSETSHTPRLQRHRRLLNAYGPTEGSINCTIVSNFSAFERGSIIGKPIDTCSILIIDPTSRQPKPVPMGFAGELAIGGPQVSQGYLNRPEQTAAVFVSSSEYGRLYRTGDRARVVKNSKGELSVEFLGRITADQVKLSGRRVELGQIENAIAGVPGIAEVAAIVHGPGSSDQGSQQVLACVVPDHSVTHEDLVADCQRAAEVALAPFMRPAMYVVLENMPRSRSGKTDRKALGVIAGKRWAARAQADRKDDELDHSRNSASADPLMKTILTILSDISNIDVRDILPTTELLSLGLDSLRAVRFLQKLRDSGLTGLNVADVLSSRTPEGIASRVSTETGADAVSESQTNEWDQRLAQYSSRNLEPCAHELSIPLDELETVLPTTATQSGMITSFYRSVSRQGGSPSKKSYINHSIYHARPGADISKLEQAWRSALSGPQIFRTVFLPVDDDLAPFAQCVISPKSDVASLSIHRFVFSDTDAWNTTISEAQKEAESAITLNRPPFRLSIIQGPEHSAFLLSLFHGVFDGGSLELILQDVETAYYNKPQLSRTEIGIAVHKHFSSATQASVDYWQTEFGNHDPVPFPCVSASKPETQNQDVQVEEVIGKATMENISAAAKAASVSPLSILHAAWAGILFSYTGTTSEISFGSVLSDRLEDQLSICHAPTFTVTPVKLDHTAVKQKTLADLLKTLTEKNAASLPYIHAPLSSLTTADGSLPYDTLLAFQAFDTESEDGSIWHKVEHPAMEHDFAIMIEVWPTSSGALRFRGTYTHQHLDRQAALAMLSQLDELVAGICDDASGTLLDLRCNLSQRLMSGILVIDQPNLPESQLILQSRFEQHAATTPEKSALVFRKSIDHPENDIDWSYGKLSRMATALAQTLITRFGAVINEPIMICMEKCPELYIAVLAVLKAGAGWCPIDPYSPPARQHAIMERTESRILLLSATSSKVEKSAIPNGVSTLEIDLDAIEAELISGSNIELGVTHDPSSLAYLIFTSGTTGLPKGVPISHKAAATAMNALAEAVPTETSSGDLRCMQFSQYTFDVFVQDLFYTWSVGGVVISSTRQLMLQNFADIANDLRATHAHLTPAFSATLSRSNIKTLEVVTMIGEKLTEAVAADWGRDMRAFNTYGPAEVTVVSTLRKFTGQADTYHSSNVGVPLPSVGAYVIDNGQIAMRSAIGELALTGPQLSTGYWNMPDVNAKKFVWNEQLQQRVYLTGDLVRHLADGTINYVGRDDDLVKLGGQRVELGEIAFALKDADSRIERFEVLLCKRKEAETRSVVAFLACPSIAGAGDEYEAILHPLAKDVAASAKQYATSVLPPYMIPSSFVVVPRIPTTASAKVDRAKLTSIYHSIDLNSWEDNTGASATTTAKATDIQWRSENEHVLQVIAQVLRIPAESLCPNSSLAAIGIDSIGAIKLIPKINALGYGLSIVDAFKCRSLDDLCTIANASRRADSPLASEQPEQYVEAGVLQSFDSRHYRAVARRIQQDEFTVVPTTVLQENLLTESLRDPQAYWSSHVFRLNEDVDLARLQRAWIKVARQTEALRAGFVPKAELGEESDETRKDNLSYLQLIYDEPHFDWNVHEISSDVSEAARKRVKEVAQQKHEQLFQQPPWAVDIFVRGEERTLLLTISHIIYDGPSLAYLENDVRAAYERTLKTASRASLSEAISSSSALDADSETAIDFWKNSLRDFELPTAQSFATDNKLNHRIKFQGCSTPMEILRKVACGLGLNSVVTIFRTAWALLLSDLLESPHVVFAEILSDRVMDSKLAEVVGPLMSTVPVLFRRQKTAAETMVQQDNFSRSAWPHRNIRPSTIKSLMGCGPSTMLYPAVFAFHPSATKQDQEHKGLWKRLEDITNIEVEHPLALNVWQEADSTLQFELAVADHVLSENEHDLLLRQLESMVTVLAENSHLPVASLTDGFPDALIARTTPRRDTACPSTKSATFYVEHWAAQHPDWKAAEIVTTLDPDCTETESWNYAELNAEANRIARFLLGHGIKKQMIGMCIGRTLMSLAVPLGILKSGNAYLPIDEALPAERKEFLLQDSNAAFIFTTLELIDGVQIPQACKLANVEDKAFLDDLAKQPGDDVLHRCEPRDNAYLLYTSGSTGKPKGVLVSQQNLASFVEAQSEFICDVTTTRELAGRGKYLGLASRAFDVHIGEMFLAWRHGFAITTGLKSMLLDDLALCLSSLHITHASFVPSLLDQTGLDPEDAPDLVFLGVGGEKMSPKTKKKWGSLANVGLINAYGPTEATVGCCSGRLYPNSDARDIGMPLGDSVGHVLIPGTDNYALRGMPGELCFTGSLIANGYLNRPDAKGFVEDFRGQRMYRTGDIVKLRDDDHILFLGRKDDQVKIRGQRVELGEVAEGVREASDEPIDTAALVVRHPELSRDQLVAFMAASGAVKRKGDETPPQIDVSQVQGANTKLRANCQKSLPVYMVPDVIVPLDYIPLAPTSGKVDTKTLVKTISETPMSTFASGHWKTGQKSAVARELTESEERVWDIIAPVLKDKPSSVTPATTIFELGIDSLSAISVFSRLRKAGYECSVAMVMRNPTIEALAQSSTRAAGQDVEKHSLVQSQLANLEQSLLHSNELEVVRGHVAAIRPCLPLQEVLLGQSMHQNADQGKGGAYINHMALKIDSSMDVKRLQSAWETLIRDNEILRTCFLHKDDSFYQIILKSEATRTNWRENDFPSTSSLQAIQHQVEEEIIHNAWTQPPLQVNYLRDHDNTLLISIHHAIYDGHSLYLMFHDLEAIYHDQVRETRLSSQPLVEHIAQQNQARAQTHWSTLLRDWRHAKLLGDKGRSNSTLQEVQRDFNAKLSTLENQIAGSLSVTLSSVLQLAFTIALSQTMQSTDIIFGNVLSGRTISLENADNIMAPCIATVPARVTFANAQGQQLKDVLSTLQKDNSASLEFQHVSPRDIQRWLKADRPLYDCLFSFARKQQEASSTEQNRSLFPDVTQNTITVDYPLAIEFTANSEKDSLTVGLGYIANVFPSEEASRDFLEKVEFLVEAILSRSHEPLSAFGVATTSDSTGGSAQDVHSMDSTEESAYTPLELELKTLLGEFAKVAKDQIRKDTPFIHVGVDSISAIRFAKFLRTKGFKKVSSADLIRNNRVRTLAQFLAAQAVDGEHQSQDDRTRVDDAAQGQERLVKSTLIEHGILSSLGDNDLSSAESREDAIESVYACTPLVSGMLTQSLASDGAYYMHHHAFRCHAGVEIERLKKAWDLCVEDCDVLRTTFHWLPELRDAGSPWVGVVHKNDKGNVKKPDWRQVEVENAHQYWLSLSSEKSDFSRRIESGEPLAGVTVVQESLSDDNNANAKRSPVIILTLHHAIYDGISIGMLFRQLAARYIGNQMPPSITPYYKAAQAIARVAKPAVKFWVEQVRGYEGAPIIDDSASSEFHLAERTITAEPRSLELASLGDDISLKDVLVAAFAKALACLHGRRDVAFGHVMAARTGVEVHEEDGSGDTEIVGPMFNTVPFRVSMKDSLQSNQELVQAVRDVNTGSLEYQHASLAEIQKSWRSDDNSNIDPSAALIDSLFVYTKVDGSADGPSLLTLGKPLESDTAPVPSEYRLNFEVEHLPEGVTARAHASIPKAELETLLDHFQSAVQDILQKPERYATAYPEQLRSLPLKLQSTASKSVGLVSFDKLAIEQYADTIRKAMAEVAQVSPESITLEASIYSFGIDSIAGIQIASRCRKAGLRVSVADILSGGTLGRVCEIVASELDKATDSSKAMSSAELVSSEQTQAVLTHLAIDSTDIEEVLPLLPGQEYHLQSWLQSGRTLYEPGWTFYSRTRLDADKLRDSWNRLRQSNSVLRTTFAAIADKTVLQVVLRDGAIKVDGFVEVKSDKSMVEIVKETAHAEARAPSDLFSPPIRLRLVKAADGDAVMLYVHHALYDAWSMPRLITELANIYQGGEPDSAPSFSALVRHTIQSRDPDAEKTFWRQTLTGSEKAIIPSASKTRDDQDRSQSFCMIESTTALLADIEQVCASHSISPQHVMLVAFARALANVTATSSPMFGFFQLGRSTAFDGIEHVLGPMVNTLPWCVPEVLKRDVLDSIRKIQQMLSARVAYEQSSLRTAVQAADPGATQLPFNAYLNVLWNKNILIGSGSANEEDNLFQPLALGVPTDYSSPQALPGRTAVDALDTNFLQSHQVFVDVGPGEKGIVFGVRADAALMSVEGIRGFVGSIEQEIVACVAALRK